The genomic segment TTCAAAAACAGCAATAATTTTTCAGCGAACCGCGTATTGAGACGTTCAAAGCTGAAATGCGGAAATCCATGGAGCCGTTGAAGGTAGATTTGATCGCCACCCATTTTCCGGCAAATCTCTAACGTATATTTTACGTCTGCGAATTGATCGTCTGGCGCATAAAAACAAGCGAGGTTGACTCGCGGTAACTTCTTTCGCTCTTCATCATGTAAGACGATTTCTTCTTCAATTTCCCGGTACTGTGCATATGTCAACTCGCCGAGACGTGCCGTATCTTCACTGTTTTGACCAAATGGCAGCATTCCAAGTGGCGCATCCGGTCGAAAACGATCGAATGCACTTGCAAATACTTGTTTGACGCCACCGAGTTGTTTTGAATTATGCCAATCAAATAGCGGTGAAATATACGACAAACTTGCAATCGGCAATTCATATTCCTGCAGTAGCCGGTTGACGACGAGTGCGCCCAAGCTGCAGGCGATGATATGAATCGGTAACTTTCGTTTTCCGGCTTCTCGTAAAGCATCCTTCAGTAGTTGTTGATGTTCCTCAAGCGATATCCGACGCGGTGCATCTACACGTAACACTTCATAATCCTTTTCAAGGACTCGAATTAACGCATCGCTCGGCGTCGCTCGCAGTTGAAGGGGATAGACAAGTACGATAATTCCTGTTGCTTGATCTTCCACAAACTCACCTCTTCATACAAGTATCTCTGTTATTATAACGTTTACACCTTGATGTCAAAACCATCTTAAGTCGGATTTTCATTCATATATACGTTTTAAGCGTGTCACAGGTTCCACTTGACCGAAAATTTCTTCAGTCGTTTCACTTTCTTCTTTAAAACCGAAAGAGACTAGAAACTGGCGCGCTTTATAATTTCTTGATTCAACGTAGACTTCAATCGGGGAAGCACCTTGGTGTTCAAGTTCACGAATCAACTTTCGTCCAATCCCATTTTGTTGATATTTCGGTAGTACGTACAAGCGAACGATTTCCCACGTGCCTTCCACATCAATCGCATGGATGAAACCGACGATTTCTTCCTCGATAATGGCGACATTGAAATATTCTCCTCGCGCTTCCTCCGCCGTCCGAATCGCCCTTGCGACTTCTTCTTGCGGGTACGCTTCTTTCACGAAATGCGTTTTCGAATTTGCAGAATAGATTTCTTCGTACGTATCCATCCAAGAGGTAATGGCAATATCATGAATGCGTGCCGCATCAGTAGGAATTGCTTCGCGTATCTCCATGTCGGACTCCCCCTTTTTTCCGTTTACCGGTACATGTTCTTTTACCCTTTTCTAGAAAAATCATTCGTTTCCCTGCAAAGTTCGGGACAAACAAAAAAAGTTCAGAAACAAACTCAAACTGAGTCTGCTTCTGAACTGAAAATTAAGCGAATCGTTTCGCTTGTTCTTCAAGAATTGCTGCTTTATCTGTTTGCTCCCATGGTAATTCGATATCTGTACGACCGAAATGACCATAAGCGGCTGTCTGACGATAAATCGGACGGCGGAGATCAAGCATGTTGATGATTCCTGCTGGGCGAAGATCGAAGTTTTCAGCAACGAGTTCGACGAGTTGTGCCTCTGGAAGTTTACCTGTTCCAAACGTATCAACTGCAATCGATACTGGGTGCGCGACACCAATCGCGTATGCAAGTTGAACTTCTGCTTTATCTGCAAGACCAGCAGCTACGAGGTTTTTCGCGACGTAACGTGCTGCATATGCTGCAGAACGGTCAACTTTTGTTGGATCTTTACCAGAGAATGCGCCGCCGCCATGACGTGCATAGCCACCATACGTATCAACGATGATTTTACGTCCAGTTAATCCTGCATCACCTTGTGGTCCACCGATGACGAAGCGACCTGTCGGGTTAATGAAGAACTTTGTTTCCGCATCGATGTATTCTGATGGAATCACAGGTACGATGACATGCTCTTTCAGGTCTGCTTGGATTTGCTCAAGCGTCACTTCTTCTGCATGTTGTGTTGAGATGACGATTGTATCGACACGAACCGGTTCGTTATTCTCATTGTATTCTACAGTTACTTGCGTCTTACCATCCGGACGGAGGTAGTCAAGTTGTCCAGTTTTACGGACTTCTGCGAGACGACGAGCAAGTTTGTGTGAAAGTGAAATCGGAAGTGGCATCAATTCAGGCGTTTCTTTCGTTGCATAACCGAACATGAGACCTTGGTCCCCTGCACCGATTGCATCGATTTCTTCATCTGACATGCTACCTTCGCGTGCTTCAAGCGCTTGGTCAACACCGAGAGCGATATCTGCTGATTGCTCATCGATTGAAGTCAATACAGCACAAGTGTCTGCATCGAAACCATATTTAGCGCGTGTATAGCCAATCTCACGAATTGTTTCGCGAACGACTTTCGGGATATCGACATAAGTCGATGTCGTGATTTCACCTGCGACGAGGACGAGTCCTGTCGTGACAGATGTTTCAGCAGCGACACGAGCATTCGGATCGGCTGCGAGGATTGCATCTAAGATAGAATCTGAGATTTGGTCACAGATTTTATCCGGGTGACCTTCAGTAACTGACTCCGACGTAAATAGCCGGCGATTAAGGTTTGTCATGTTTGACCCTCCCAAAAAAGAATTTGACGGTGTACTCATTTCCCCTAGTTGAGTGGGACGGTAAAATGAAAAAAACCTCTCCATGTCCAAAAAATGGTCAGGGAAAGGTTGTGCGTTCTTCCTTTACCCTCTTATCGTTCGAAGTGTTTACTTCGCTTCAGGAGAGCACCTTTTCCTTCATTAATAGAATTCTTAATGTAGGACGGTTGCCGGGTTTCTTCGGGCCTTGTTCCCTCCACCTGCTCAGAATAAGAGTATCCGTTACGAATTACATGATATAAAGTTGTGACCACTCTGTCAAGCTACGTTTTAATTTCTAGTCGAAACTTTTCGGAAGAGATGTTAAACTGTTAATGCTGAAAGCGTTTCCAGAAAAATAGAAATCAGCGCTAAAAAAGGATTGCTCATCCTTTAGTATGTCATATATAATAAATGTGTCATACTAAATGCCAGAGCTAAACCAACGTAGGGGAAAGGTGGGGTCAGGATGCCGATGACGGTCCTGAATATCGAAGAGCTACTCAAGAAGGAGCATGTGTTCAAACAACTATCTGTTGCTGAGCTAGTCGAACATGCAATTCATAACGAAGAAGGGGTTCTTGCTGAAAATGGCGCTCTGTCTGTAGAAACGGGGAAATTTACAGGTCGTTCACCTAAAGACAAGTTCATTGTTCGCGATCAGTCATGCGAGTCACATATCGATTGGGGTCATGTCAATCAACCGATGGAAGCAGACAACTTCGAGCAACTGTTACAAAAAGTTCTTCGCTACATGAATGAAGCAGATCAGCTCTACTACACAGAAGCTGCTGCTGGTGCAGACACTCATTTTACCCTTCCGGTTCGGATCGTGACACAATATGCTTGGCATAATTTGTTTGCAAAACAACTGTTTTTGCGTGAATATCCGACAGAAGCTGCTTTTGAGCCTTTCACGGTTATTTATGCGCCTCACTTCAAAGCAGATCCGAAAGTCGATGGAACGAATTCCGAAACGTTCATCGCCATGTCATTCGAACATCGGATTGTCTTAATCGGTGGAACGGAATATGCGGGCGAAATCAAAAAATCGATTTTCTCTGTCATGAACTACCTTTTACCTCAACGAGACGTCTTATCGATGCATTGCTCGGCTAACGTCGGACATGAGGGTGACGTCGCCTTATTCTTCGGATTATCCGGTACTGGTAAGACCACACTGTCTGCTGACGACAGTCGTCAATTGATTGGTGACGATGAGCACGGGTGGTCCAACGACGGCGTCTTCAATATCGAAGGGGGCTGTTACGCAAAAACGGTCAACTTATCGCGCGAAAAAGAACCACAAATCTTTGATGCGATTCGTTTTGGCACTGTCCTCGAAAACGTCGTCCTCGATGATGCACGAATTCCTGACTATGATGATACGTCGAAAACGGAAAACACACGGGCTGCTTATCCGATTACAGCAATTGATAATATTGCAGTACCATCACGCGCCGGACATCCGAAAACGATTGTCTTTTTGACGGCTGATGCTTACGGCGTCCTGCCGCCAATCAGTAAGTTGACGAAGGAGCAAGCGATGTATCACTTCTTATCCGGGTATACATCGAAGTTAGCCGGAACAGAGCGTGGTGTAACAGAACCGGAAGCGACATTCTCGACATGCTTCGGTTCACCCTTCTTACCGCTCATTCCTGAAAAATATGCAACGATGCTCGGTGAGCTCATCGACCGACACGGTGTCACGGTTTACCTCGTCAATACAGGCTGGACGGGTGGCGCATATGGGACCGGAAGTCGGATGAAGCTTTCCTATACACGGACGATGGTCAATGCAGCTGTCAACGGCACGCTCGCTGATATCCCGACGGAAGAACATCCGATTTTTGGACTTCATATGCCGCTCGAAGTCCCTGGTGTCCCAAGCGACTTACTCAACCCTGTCAAAGTTTGGTCGGATGCTGATGCGTATGAACAACAAGCACGGGCTTTGGCAACTAAATTCAAACAAAATTTCACACGGTTCGACAGTGCAACTACTGAAATCAAATCAGCAGGGCCACGTGTTTAATTAAATTAAGATAATTAAAAGGCACCAGACACTGTATGTTCAGTGAGCTGGTGCCTTTTAACGTTCATCAGACGATTGAATCTTCTTCATCCGGTTGCAGATGAAGTTCTTTTTTAGTCAACCAATCTTGACTCTCTTTTAATAGTGCATAGGCACGCTGTTTTGAAATACCAAAACGATGGGTTAGTTTTTCAAACTGTTCAAATTCACCACGGTCGGCACTAATCGCGAGCAATAAACAATCACGA from the Exiguobacterium oxidotolerans JCM 12280 genome contains:
- the pckA gene encoding phosphoenolpyruvate carboxykinase (ATP), with amino-acid sequence MPMTVLNIEELLKKEHVFKQLSVAELVEHAIHNEEGVLAENGALSVETGKFTGRSPKDKFIVRDQSCESHIDWGHVNQPMEADNFEQLLQKVLRYMNEADQLYYTEAAAGADTHFTLPVRIVTQYAWHNLFAKQLFLREYPTEAAFEPFTVIYAPHFKADPKVDGTNSETFIAMSFEHRIVLIGGTEYAGEIKKSIFSVMNYLLPQRDVLSMHCSANVGHEGDVALFFGLSGTGKTTLSADDSRQLIGDDEHGWSNDGVFNIEGGCYAKTVNLSREKEPQIFDAIRFGTVLENVVLDDARIPDYDDTSKTENTRAAYPITAIDNIAVPSRAGHPKTIVFLTADAYGVLPPISKLTKEQAMYHFLSGYTSKLAGTERGVTEPEATFSTCFGSPFLPLIPEKYATMLGELIDRHGVTVYLVNTGWTGGAYGTGSRMKLSYTRTMVNAAVNGTLADIPTEEHPIFGLHMPLEVPGVPSDLLNPVKVWSDADAYEQQARALATKFKQNFTRFDSATTEIKSAGPRV
- the metK gene encoding methionine adenosyltransferase — its product is MTNLNRRLFTSESVTEGHPDKICDQISDSILDAILAADPNARVAAETSVTTGLVLVAGEITTSTYVDIPKVVRETIREIGYTRAKYGFDADTCAVLTSIDEQSADIALGVDQALEAREGSMSDEEIDAIGAGDQGLMFGYATKETPELMPLPISLSHKLARRLAEVRKTGQLDYLRPDGKTQVTVEYNENNEPVRVDTIVISTQHAEEVTLEQIQADLKEHVIVPVIPSEYIDAETKFFINPTGRFVIGGPQGDAGLTGRKIIVDTYGGYARHGGGAFSGKDPTKVDRSAAYAARYVAKNLVAAGLADKAEVQLAYAIGVAHPVSIAVDTFGTGKLPEAQLVELVAENFDLRPAGIINMLDLRRPIYRQTAAYGHFGRTDIELPWEQTDKAAILEEQAKRFA
- a CDS encoding alpha/beta hydrolase; this translates as MEDQATGIIVLVYPLQLRATPSDALIRVLEKDYEVLRVDAPRRISLEEHQQLLKDALREAGKRKLPIHIIACSLGALVVNRLLQEYELPIASLSYISPLFDWHNSKQLGGVKQVFASAFDRFRPDAPLGMLPFGQNSEDTARLGELTYAQYREIEEEIVLHDEERKKLPRVNLACFYAPDDQFADVKYTLEICRKMGGDQIYLQRLHGFPHFSFERLNTRFAEKLLLFLKMVEE
- a CDS encoding GNAT family N-acetyltransferase produces the protein MEIREAIPTDAARIHDIAITSWMDTYEEIYSANSKTHFVKEAYPQEEVARAIRTAEEARGEYFNVAIIEEEIVGFIHAIDVEGTWEIVRLYVLPKYQQNGIGRKLIRELEHQGASPIEVYVESRNYKARQFLVSFGFKEESETTEEIFGQVEPVTRLKRIYE